In one Ktedonobacteraceae bacterium genomic region, the following are encoded:
- a CDS encoding FHA domain-containing protein: MPTLLDGQLFERYRILRHLGSSASGECYEAEDTMLLRKVSLKLIHPWATLADAARRQFFREMQGISALNHPYLAAVLDYGELDSRLYVARRYVTGGTLLGNEGRLWFRPPLPIADAIHYVHQLAQALQYIHNLGYLHGSMTFSNILLLRGPNLDNEPDYAPFLLADAGLTNFVRRFGRPQNQFLPITTAPEQYGKRVTPASDQFALAVLLYFWLTGQPPYLGTPEEIEHLKLSESIPLPSSLNPKVTLEQDGILLRALSSYPEDRYPSMLAFAESLLATLAPTPQAESSEEQEREEPVLVVEDQFAQQIPQPTPEPAPTPQPEPEPAPTVPPTPVPSPAPEPRPEPDIPQPIPEPNVPQPSPDPVPAPQPDIPGTPSEPDTPQPVPDPIPQPVPDVPQPLPEPTIPETTPQTLPQAGYTSISELTDYAELLPQTEQEQATATPHLIIVSPYTEQVVEYRMKSDEITLGRAGSSDILLDQDNLTSRHHALLKRVDNTYIIYDRRSANGVFVNGQKIDAVVGCELADGDHISIGNYEIIFRLSPVMSMAFEQLVNNS, from the coding sequence ATGCCAACATTGCTTGATGGACAGCTATTTGAGCGCTATCGTATCCTACGCCATCTAGGAAGTAGCGCTTCAGGAGAATGCTATGAGGCCGAAGATACCATGCTCCTGCGCAAAGTCTCGCTGAAACTGATACATCCATGGGCCACCCTTGCCGACGCCGCCCGCCGCCAGTTTTTCCGCGAAATGCAGGGGATTAGCGCCCTCAATCATCCCTACCTCGCGGCGGTGCTTGACTATGGGGAGCTTGATAGCAGGCTATACGTCGCTCGCCGCTACGTTACCGGTGGCACTTTATTAGGCAACGAAGGCCGCTTGTGGTTTCGACCCCCGCTTCCTATCGCGGATGCCATCCATTATGTACATCAACTGGCCCAGGCGCTTCAGTACATCCATAATCTGGGATATTTGCACGGCTCCATGACTTTCTCTAACATCCTGCTATTGCGCGGTCCAAACCTTGATAACGAACCGGATTACGCGCCTTTCTTGCTCGCGGATGCCGGCTTGACAAACTTTGTACGTCGCTTTGGCCGGCCCCAGAATCAATTCCTTCCCATCACAACTGCTCCCGAACAATACGGCAAACGTGTCACTCCTGCCAGCGATCAATTCGCCCTCGCCGTATTACTCTACTTCTGGCTCACCGGCCAACCACCGTATTTAGGAACTCCAGAAGAAATTGAGCATTTGAAACTTTCTGAAAGTATTCCGCTGCCGAGCTCCCTCAATCCAAAGGTAACTCTTGAGCAAGACGGCATCCTACTTCGCGCCTTATCTAGCTACCCTGAAGATCGTTATCCCTCGATGCTTGCATTTGCAGAATCTCTGCTGGCAACGCTGGCGCCCACCCCTCAGGCTGAGTCTTCTGAGGAACAAGAGCGAGAAGAGCCGGTCCTGGTAGTGGAAGATCAATTTGCGCAGCAGATACCCCAGCCTACACCAGAGCCTGCCCCGACTCCTCAACCAGAACCAGAACCCGCTCCAACAGTTCCACCAACTCCAGTTCCGAGTCCTGCTCCCGAACCTCGACCAGAACCAGATATTCCACAGCCTATACCGGAACCCAACGTACCTCAACCCTCGCCAGACCCCGTTCCTGCTCCCCAACCGGATATTCCTGGAACGCCCTCTGAGCCGGATACACCGCAGCCGGTGCCTGACCCCATTCCACAACCGGTGCCAGATGTGCCACAACCATTGCCCGAACCCACCATACCTGAAACAACGCCTCAAACGCTGCCACAGGCCGGCTACACTTCTATAAGCGAACTTACGGACTACGCGGAACTATTACCACAAACGGAACAAGAACAGGCGACGGCTACCCCACACCTGATCATCGTCTCGCCATATACTGAACAGGTGGTGGAATATAGAATGAAAAGCGACGAAATAACCCTGGGCCGCGCCGGTTCCAGCGATATCCTGCTGGACCAGGATAACCTCACTTCACGACATCATGCCCTGCTCAAACGTGTGGATAATACTTACATCATCTATGACAGGCGGAGCGCGAATGGTGTGTTTGTGAATGGCCAGAAGATTGATGCTGTGGTGGGATGCGAACTGGCGGATGGCGATCACATCAGCATCGGAAACTACGAGATCATTTTCCGCCTCTCACCGGTTATGAGTATGGCTTTTGAGCAACTGGTGAATAACTCTTGA
- a CDS encoding efflux RND transporter periplasmic adaptor subunit, with protein sequence MRRLLIPLLVIIAVFAIGGAIFYAVYNNYTYYSTDDAQVTGPIVNVSAPAAGILTSLSIKQGDTVTSGETIGTVTLASSANGAGAAPATINITSPMNGTILQVPAVQNQTVAPGLTIAEVTNLGAVTVTAYVDENSISNISVGQAVDISIDAYSGTTFSGHVQQIIQAAAGEFSLLPNEDPTSGNFTKVGQRIPVIITLDNNGGKDIVPGMSAEVTIHLH encoded by the coding sequence ATGCGTCGTTTACTTATACCGCTGCTGGTCATAATAGCAGTATTCGCCATTGGTGGGGCTATTTTTTACGCTGTTTATAACAACTATACCTACTATAGCACCGATGATGCACAGGTCACCGGGCCGATTGTAAATGTGAGCGCACCGGCTGCCGGTATCCTCACCAGCCTCTCAATCAAGCAAGGTGATACAGTTACTTCCGGCGAAACAATCGGTACGGTCACTTTAGCATCCAGCGCAAATGGCGCCGGTGCAGCCCCGGCTACTATCAATATTACCAGCCCTATGAACGGCACCATTTTGCAGGTTCCCGCGGTACAAAATCAAACCGTCGCGCCTGGCCTGACAATCGCTGAAGTGACCAATCTCGGCGCCGTAACGGTGACCGCTTATGTTGATGAGAACTCCATCAGCAATATCAGTGTCGGCCAGGCGGTCGATATTAGCATCGACGCCTATAGCGGTACAACTTTTAGCGGCCACGTGCAGCAAATTATCCAGGCGGCTGCCGGCGAGTTTTCGCTTCTGCCTAACGAGGACCCGACCAGTGGAAATTTCACCAAGGTGGGGCAGCGCATCCCGGTAATCATCACGCTCGACAATAATGGCGGCAAGGATATTGTCCCGGGTATGAGTGCCGAGGTTACCATTCATCTTCACTAG
- the galT gene encoding galactose-1-phosphate uridylyltransferase, translating into MEPATKLTWNPILRQYLVNAPQRMNRREGSAACPFCADIVNGKVGPETQVWLHPNDFPPLVAPVGEAYVVIYNRDHNRTFTELTVDEVDAVTHLWRDLYRDLASRYPAVMIFENSGEAIGQTQHHPHGQAFGVSVIPPLLERELETVLKDHSEGKGCPFCRAREEMTNSDYQVAANTTWQAFLPPYARYPYETHLYPRRHVPNLSLMQDHGLHDLADILLAVVRGYNALYDGAMAPMPYLLGIHQLADERFHLHVEILAIGRAPGKLKYAASSESIWGLWTNDSNPAQKARELREAIAKIAV; encoded by the coding sequence ATGGAACCGGCAACAAAGTTAACCTGGAATCCTATTCTTCGTCAATATCTTGTCAATGCGCCCCAGCGCATGAACCGGCGCGAAGGAAGTGCCGCGTGCCCTTTCTGCGCGGATATCGTCAATGGCAAAGTAGGGCCGGAAACACAGGTATGGCTGCATCCCAATGATTTCCCCCCATTGGTAGCTCCGGTTGGAGAAGCCTATGTCGTGATTTATAACCGCGACCATAACCGCACATTCACCGAATTGACCGTAGATGAGGTAGACGCCGTCACACATTTGTGGCGCGACCTCTACCGCGACCTTGCTTCACGTTACCCCGCCGTAATGATCTTCGAGAACAGCGGCGAAGCGATTGGGCAAACACAACACCATCCGCACGGCCAGGCATTCGGCGTCTCCGTAATCCCCCCGCTATTGGAACGCGAGTTAGAGACCGTTCTGAAAGATCATAGCGAAGGCAAGGGGTGCCCATTTTGCCGCGCGCGAGAGGAAATGACGAACAGCGACTATCAGGTAGCGGCCAATACTACCTGGCAGGCATTCTTACCACCCTACGCGCGATACCCCTATGAGACGCATCTTTACCCGCGCCGCCACGTGCCGAATCTTTCACTGATGCAAGATCACGGGCTGCACGACCTCGCGGACATATTACTGGCGGTGGTGCGAGGTTACAATGCGTTGTATGATGGAGCAATGGCCCCCATGCCTTACTTGCTGGGGATACATCAATTAGCCGATGAACGCTTTCACCTGCACGTTGAAATCCTTGCCATCGGTCGCGCGCCCGGCAAATTGAAGTACGCAGCCTCATCCGAGTCCATCTGGGGCCTATGGACAAACGACTCCAATCCGGCGCAGAAAGCCCGGGAGTTGCGAGAGGCCATCGCGAAAATAGCAGTGTAG
- a CDS encoding TetR/AcrR family transcriptional regulator produces the protein MVRQHSDKGKCSGKERLINAAQVLAKERPFANITIDDISKTAELSRPAFYYHFAGGKEELRAELIHRGILDEGPVQDTQQAILEAALRVFARAGISAATLEDIAAEAGVTRGTLLWHFHSKDELLSAIIKRYGPHSVVRPVVESIEQHLRDDVPLDDEAIVRKLVAAFYDGFTEMGDYARLAILLVHTHPEAARLLAEKIVKGRKSIIEYVKKRQEDGSFCQDIDPAFFVQVISLTCAMRVVGQGLSDLLPLAHLSREEIIDQFVSLLLYGIVRRDQPPKDEAWKGV, from the coding sequence TTGGTTCGGCAGCACTCCGATAAAGGAAAATGCAGCGGGAAAGAGCGCTTGATCAATGCGGCTCAAGTACTGGCGAAAGAACGTCCTTTTGCTAATATCACCATTGATGATATTAGCAAAACCGCGGAACTCTCGCGCCCTGCCTTCTATTACCACTTTGCAGGGGGGAAAGAAGAGCTGCGCGCTGAACTGATACATCGCGGCATACTTGATGAGGGACCGGTTCAAGATACGCAGCAGGCCATTCTCGAGGCGGCCCTGCGCGTTTTCGCGCGCGCCGGTATTTCAGCAGCCACCCTGGAAGACATTGCTGCCGAAGCGGGTGTCACACGCGGCACGCTCTTATGGCACTTTCACAGTAAAGATGAGTTACTCTCAGCCATCATTAAGCGCTATGGGCCTCATTCCGTAGTGCGCCCGGTTGTCGAGTCGATTGAACAACATTTGAGGGATGACGTTCCGCTTGACGATGAAGCTATCGTGCGAAAACTTGTTGCTGCCTTTTACGACGGCTTCACCGAGATGGGAGATTATGCGCGCCTCGCCATTCTACTTGTTCATACCCATCCAGAGGCGGCCCGCCTGCTCGCAGAGAAAATCGTCAAGGGACGCAAAAGCATTATTGAGTACGTGAAAAAACGCCAGGAAGACGGCTCTTTCTGTCAGGATATTGATCCTGCATTTTTCGTACAGGTAATATCCTTAACCTGTGCTATGCGCGTAGTAGGACAGGGACTCAGCGATCTTCTCCCCCTGGCACACCTCTCACGCGAAGAAATTATCGATCAATTTGTCTCTTTACTTCTATACGGCATCGTCCGCCGCGATCAACCGCCTAAAGACGAAGCCTGGAAAGGAGTTTAA
- the lgt gene encoding prolipoprotein diacylglyceryl transferase: MYPPVSPILIQLGPLAIHWYGLTMTLAIFTGTMVASSYVARKGQDPNSIWEMLLWVLIPALVGARLYFVFIQTPPGPNGVGQYLANPIKIFEIWNGGIHIFGAIILGGITGLLFLRIRKLPVLIYLDGIGLGLLIGQAIGRIGNFINQELYGPPTTLPWGLRIDPAHRVPPYNNLTLYPESVRFQPLFLYELTWDALGFAVLYFISRRFKTRLRNGDLFLMYLIWFPTGRFFIEFMRSDSWYFPGTHIDLVHILSALAVITSATILILRHRRQPAAEVEQPEVANESADSEALANEEAGASSNGIAVNSSESEDQRTESEIGVNSTGVNTPGIEKG, translated from the coding sequence ATGTATCCACCTGTTAGTCCAATTTTGATACAATTGGGGCCTCTCGCGATACACTGGTATGGCCTGACGATGACGCTTGCTATCTTCACTGGCACCATGGTCGCCAGTAGCTATGTAGCACGCAAGGGGCAGGACCCAAATAGCATCTGGGAAATGCTGCTCTGGGTGCTCATTCCCGCGCTCGTCGGCGCCCGTCTGTACTTCGTCTTCATTCAGACACCACCGGGACCTAATGGTGTTGGGCAGTACCTGGCAAACCCCATCAAAATTTTCGAGATATGGAATGGCGGCATTCATATCTTTGGGGCTATTATCTTAGGCGGCATCACCGGGCTTTTATTCCTACGCATACGCAAACTGCCGGTACTGATCTACCTCGACGGCATTGGCCTGGGCTTACTGATTGGACAGGCTATTGGTCGCATCGGAAACTTCATCAACCAGGAATTGTACGGCCCGCCTACCACGCTCCCCTGGGGCCTGCGCATCGATCCTGCTCATCGCGTTCCGCCCTATAACAACCTGACGCTCTATCCGGAGAGTGTGCGCTTTCAACCACTCTTTCTCTATGAGCTCACCTGGGACGCGCTCGGCTTCGCCGTCCTGTACTTCATCTCGCGCCGTTTCAAGACGCGCCTGCGCAATGGCGATCTTTTTTTGATGTACCTGATCTGGTTCCCGACCGGGCGTTTCTTTATCGAATTCATGCGTTCGGACTCATGGTACTTCCCCGGCACACACATCGATCTCGTACATATCCTGTCCGCCCTTGCCGTTATCACCAGCGCCACCATCCTGATCCTGCGCCACCGCCGCCAGCCTGCCGCTGAGGTAGAACAGCCCGAAGTAGCTAATGAATCAGCAGATTCAGAAGCACTAGCAAACGAGGAGGCCGGCGCCAGCAGCAACGGAATAGCGGTTAACAGTTCGGAATCTGAAGATCAGCGTACTGAAAGCGAAATCGGGGTCAATAGTACAGGGGTAAATACGCCTGGCATCGAAAAAGGATAG
- a CDS encoding sulfatase has product MRARPDIVLLVLDTQRIDRLSCYGNPLEISPHIDELAADSTLFRHAVSTAQWTVPSHASMFTGVYPSSHTMFHASSILPASMSTLAERLSNNHYLTAAYCNNPLLGVVNNGLRRGFNSFLNYSGWMTSRPNQIGGQQHLFDRYRKHFKRFLANAITGIQDVFARSDTLLDFSFSPLMVPLWQTALSFKGNTGRALNDAARLLIKREGLPEDQPIFSFINLMGTHMPYHPPRRFVERFAPHVLEDKSAQHYLRRFNSDVFGWLAPLAGTMDAKEKATLDGMYNAEVANQDEQVGEFLDKLRASGRLDRTLFIVCADHGEHLGEKELMGHSISLYNELVHVPLFIRDPDGDFPRGTTVEETTSTRRIFHTILTAAGIATEAEQRLTLARKNEHSDLIDTIVYSEGVTPQNALSLLERRRPDLVRKAHLNNPRRTVWSERYKLIQTGEDEVELYDFFDDPDETLNLRDILPEQVEMMQERLKAFMQHVDVGTPNTGLDPYNDPQVSHRLRNLGYLE; this is encoded by the coding sequence GTGAGAGCACGCCCGGATATTGTGCTACTCGTACTTGACACTCAGCGTATCGACCGTCTTTCATGCTACGGGAATCCGCTTGAAATATCGCCCCATATCGACGAGCTTGCTGCCGATTCTACGCTGTTTCGCCATGCCGTCTCAACGGCCCAGTGGACCGTTCCGTCTCATGCCTCGATGTTCACCGGCGTTTATCCTTCTAGCCACACCATGTTCCATGCCTCGTCGATTCTGCCGGCATCGATGTCCACGCTGGCAGAGCGGCTTAGCAATAATCACTACCTCACTGCCGCGTACTGCAACAATCCCCTGCTCGGTGTCGTTAATAACGGCCTGCGAAGAGGTTTCAATAGCTTTTTGAATTATTCTGGCTGGATGACTTCACGCCCCAATCAGATCGGGGGGCAGCAGCACCTGTTTGACCGCTATCGTAAACATTTCAAGCGTTTCCTGGCCAATGCAATCACCGGCATACAGGATGTCTTCGCACGTTCAGATACGCTGCTGGATTTCTCATTTTCTCCTTTGATGGTTCCACTCTGGCAAACCGCTCTTAGCTTTAAAGGCAATACAGGCAGGGCACTGAACGATGCGGCGCGCTTGCTGATCAAGCGCGAAGGGCTTCCAGAAGATCAACCTATTTTTAGCTTCATAAACCTGATGGGCACACACATGCCCTACCATCCGCCGCGGCGCTTCGTCGAGCGTTTCGCGCCCCATGTTTTAGAGGATAAATCGGCGCAGCATTACTTGCGCCGCTTCAACAGCGATGTCTTCGGCTGGCTGGCCCCGCTGGCCGGCACAATGGACGCGAAAGAAAAGGCGACGCTGGATGGTATGTACAACGCGGAAGTGGCTAACCAGGACGAGCAAGTAGGCGAATTCCTGGATAAACTGCGGGCAAGTGGCAGGCTGGATCGCACACTTTTCATTGTCTGCGCGGATCATGGCGAGCACCTGGGCGAGAAAGAACTGATGGGGCACAGCATCTCGCTTTACAACGAACTTGTGCATGTCCCCCTGTTCATTCGCGACCCGGACGGCGATTTTCCACGCGGCACTACTGTCGAAGAAACGACCTCGACAAGGCGCATTTTTCATACTATACTAACAGCGGCAGGAATCGCAACCGAAGCTGAGCAGAGACTTACCCTGGCGCGAAAAAATGAACATAGCGATCTCATCGATACCATCGTTTATTCAGAGGGAGTAACGCCCCAAAACGCGCTGAGCCTGCTGGAACGGCGCCGGCCAGACCTGGTGCGCAAGGCCCATTTGAACAATCCACGCCGGACGGTATGGAGCGAACGCTACAAACTTATTCAGACCGGAGAAGACGAGGTAGAGCTTTACGACTTCTTCGACGATCCCGATGAGACCTTGAATTTGCGCGATATCCTTCCTGAGCAGGTCGAAATGATGCAAGAGCGCTTAAAGGCTTTTATGCAACATGTCGATGTTGGAACTCCCAACACCGGGCTTGACCCTTACAATGACCCACAGGTATCTCATCGTCTGCGTAACCTGGGTTACCTTGAATAG
- a CDS encoding alkaline phosphatase family protein: MSKSPRLIIIGLDCAEPSLVFDQWRNDLPNLAGLVQKGSYGLLESSIPAITVPAWSCMMSGRDPGELGIYGFRNRADRSYQHMTIADGRAVRVPRLWDILSEAGWKVAVLSVPGTYPPHPVNGALVSCFLSPSTRVAYTWPPHLADRIAMWVDNYLLDVPNFRSEDKARILKDIYTLCDQRFTVATRLLTEYEPDLFMMVEMGVDRIHHALWKHMDPRHPGYIPNSPFSEAIHEYYRHVDKRIGELLSYCGEETSVLVVSDHGARPLMGGICINEWLQMAGYLTLREQPTSPISLEEAAVDWKRTKAWGAGGYYARIFMNVRGREPEGIIPLAEYERERTALAEQLRAIPGPDGRPFGNRVFIPRQIYQNVRGVAPDLIVYFADLAWRSVGTVGGGELYTMENDTGPDDANHAQYGLMIYYDPRRPGNGQRIENAQIYDILPTLLSRYDIEAPRGLRGKVLQKI, translated from the coding sequence ATGTCAAAGTCCCCCCGCCTCATCATCATCGGTCTCGACTGCGCTGAGCCATCGCTAGTCTTCGATCAATGGCGTAACGACCTACCAAACCTTGCCGGGCTGGTACAAAAAGGCAGCTATGGCTTGCTAGAAAGCAGCATACCGGCCATTACCGTGCCTGCCTGGAGCTGCATGATGAGCGGGCGTGATCCGGGAGAGCTGGGCATTTATGGCTTTCGCAACCGCGCCGACCGCTCTTACCAGCACATGACTATTGCTGATGGCAGGGCCGTGCGCGTACCACGACTCTGGGATATCTTGAGCGAAGCAGGCTGGAAAGTTGCTGTTCTCAGCGTACCGGGTACCTATCCGCCACACCCGGTCAATGGAGCGCTTGTCTCCTGCTTTCTCAGCCCCTCGACTCGTGTTGCCTACACGTGGCCGCCGCACCTGGCTGACCGCATAGCGATGTGGGTCGATAACTACCTGCTCGATGTGCCCAATTTTCGTTCAGAAGACAAAGCGCGCATCCTCAAAGACATCTACACCCTGTGCGATCAGCGCTTCACGGTAGCTACACGCCTGCTTACGGAGTACGAGCCAGACCTGTTCATGATGGTGGAGATGGGAGTCGACCGCATTCACCATGCGCTCTGGAAGCATATGGACCCGCGCCATCCAGGATACATTCCCAATTCCCCATTCAGTGAGGCTATCCACGAGTACTACCGCCACGTCGATAAGCGCATTGGTGAATTACTGAGCTACTGTGGAGAAGAAACGTCGGTGCTGGTGGTTTCAGACCATGGCGCTCGCCCATTAATGGGAGGCATTTGCATCAACGAGTGGCTCCAGATGGCCGGCTATCTCACGTTGCGCGAGCAGCCAACCAGCCCCATCTCATTGGAAGAGGCAGCCGTAGATTGGAAACGCACAAAGGCATGGGGCGCGGGAGGCTACTACGCCCGCATCTTCATGAATGTGCGAGGTCGCGAACCTGAAGGCATCATCCCACTGGCCGAATATGAACGCGAGCGAACAGCCCTGGCCGAGCAACTGCGCGCCATCCCCGGCCCTGATGGCCGACCATTCGGGAACCGCGTCTTTATTCCGCGACAAATCTATCAAAACGTGCGCGGTGTCGCGCCTGATCTGATCGTCTATTTCGCCGACCTGGCATGGCGCTCGGTAGGAACCGTGGGCGGAGGCGAACTATACACGATGGAAAATGACACCGGACCCGATGACGCAAACCACGCCCAATACGGCCTCATGATCTACTACGACCCGCGACGACCCGGCAATGGACAACGTATTGAGAACGCCCAGATATATGATATCTTGCCTACTCTCTTGAGCCGCTACGATATCGAGGCACCCAGGGGTTTGCGTGGCAAGGTGTTGCAGAAAATCTAG
- a CDS encoding DHA2 family efflux MFS transporter permease subunit: protein MQVMQVNTQAARRDGGLDYKWILAMVVILGVFMSILDQTIVNIAIPRLQTAFGADIHSVQWVLTAYILAQGVATPAAAFFSDRLGIKRFYILSLVAFTAGSALCGLAWSLPVLITFRILQGLGGAALFPLSITLLFREFPPQERGMAMGFFGVPALLAPAVGPTLGGYLVTYAGWQLIFYINVPVGIVAIILSILFIRQARPEGNTRFDPVGFISAAIGLALVLYALSSASTDGWGSGTVLGCLAGGLFCIAAFIATELILANRGGQPLLDLRLFANGPFRAGMIANVFVIFSLFSALFLFPIYLQDLRQLSAFQAGLILLPQALASMVTTIIGGRLVDKIGVRAVMIPGLLILAFATWQLAQLTLYSPYSWLQSMLILRGMALGLTIQPLTVASLSEISPRQLGQASAISTVNRAVASSLGIAILATLVQTQSMLHFGHLAEQVTPSSRLGQLVPFIQNYFILHGADPALAHRTAIQLIAEFVKGQAFVLAIQDALRLTLVFIVVAIIATLFVRSRPKPQRVPARAPEVQVPAQTEDAALAEAVLAG from the coding sequence ATGCAGGTCATGCAAGTCAATACCCAGGCGGCACGACGCGACGGAGGACTTGACTACAAGTGGATACTGGCAATGGTCGTCATTCTAGGAGTGTTTATGAGCATCCTGGATCAGACCATCGTCAATATTGCCATACCACGCCTGCAAACAGCTTTCGGCGCCGATATCCACAGCGTTCAATGGGTGCTTACCGCGTATATCCTTGCCCAGGGAGTCGCTACACCAGCCGCGGCTTTCTTCTCGGACAGGCTCGGGATCAAGCGCTTCTACATCCTTTCGCTGGTTGCATTTACCGCTGGTTCGGCGTTGTGTGGTCTTGCCTGGAGTCTGCCAGTCCTGATCACATTCCGTATTTTGCAAGGGCTTGGAGGAGCCGCGCTGTTCCCGCTCTCCATCACACTGCTCTTCCGCGAGTTCCCACCGCAGGAACGCGGCATGGCAATGGGATTCTTCGGCGTTCCCGCGCTGTTGGCACCGGCAGTTGGCCCGACGCTTGGAGGCTACCTTGTCACCTACGCGGGCTGGCAGTTGATTTTCTATATCAACGTTCCCGTCGGCATCGTTGCCATCATCCTCTCTATCCTCTTCATACGCCAGGCACGCCCTGAGGGGAATACACGTTTTGACCCGGTTGGCTTCATCTCTGCTGCCATCGGGCTGGCCCTCGTTCTTTACGCGCTTTCATCTGCAAGTACGGATGGATGGGGGTCTGGAACTGTTCTGGGCTGTCTCGCGGGGGGATTGTTCTGCATCGCAGCGTTTATCGCTACAGAATTGATCCTCGCAAATCGTGGCGGACAACCACTGCTTGACCTGCGCCTCTTCGCAAACGGGCCATTCCGGGCGGGCATGATTGCCAACGTCTTCGTCATTTTCAGTCTCTTTAGCGCGCTATTCCTGTTTCCAATTTACCTGCAAGACCTGCGGCAGCTGAGCGCATTCCAGGCCGGTCTGATCTTACTGCCCCAGGCCCTGGCCTCCATGGTAACAACGATTATCGGTGGACGCCTGGTGGACAAAATCGGCGTGCGAGCTGTAATGATCCCCGGCCTGCTCATCCTGGCTTTTGCAACATGGCAACTTGCCCAGCTAACCCTGTATTCACCTTATTCCTGGTTGCAATCAATGCTGATCTTGCGTGGCATGGCCCTCGGACTCACCATCCAGCCTTTAACGGTAGCATCGTTATCTGAGATCAGTCCGCGCCAACTTGGTCAGGCTTCCGCTATCAGCACTGTGAATCGTGCTGTGGCAAGCTCGCTTGGCATCGCTATACTGGCCACACTGGTGCAAACACAAAGCATGTTACATTTCGGTCATCTCGCCGAGCAGGTAACACCCAGTTCGCGCCTTGGCCAGCTCGTCCCGTTTATTCAGAATTACTTTATTCTCCATGGTGCTGATCCAGCACTGGCTCATCGAACGGCCATCCAATTGATTGCCGAATTCGTGAAAGGACAGGCTTTTGTTCTGGCTATACAAGATGCCTTAAGGCTCACATTAGTTTTCATCGTTGTGGCAATCATTGCTACGCTGTTCGTCAGGTCAAGGCCTAAGCCACAGCGCGTGCCTGCTCGTGCGCCTGAGGTCCAGGTTCCTGCACAAACAGAAGATGCCGCCCTTGCGGAAGCAGTGCTGGCCGGATAA
- a CDS encoding M55 family metallopeptidase has product MKLFLSTDFEGTSGIVAWEQILEGNPEYEQGRRLLTAEVNAIIQGALNAGANEFVVNDSHHDMRNLHPQDLLGLATLITGKHKPLYMMQGLDASFDGVCFVSYHGSIGAEHAVLSHTYNPRAIWEVRINGEIVGESGINALVAAHYGVPIIFVSGDAVTAKEAESIAPNAEKVVVKQSLGRFAAAHIHPTLACEMLREGAFRAVSNIEKMRPPEFKLPVPLEITFLVADMAEMASWIRGVELVGPRTVILSSDNLLDLYRMFVAIVTLTRSLVDR; this is encoded by the coding sequence ATGAAATTATTTCTTTCCACTGACTTTGAGGGAACCAGCGGTATCGTGGCCTGGGAGCAGATTCTTGAGGGCAACCCTGAATACGAGCAGGGCCGCCGTTTACTCACCGCCGAGGTCAATGCCATCATCCAGGGCGCTTTAAACGCCGGAGCGAATGAATTCGTCGTCAACGACTCACATCATGATATGCGCAACCTTCATCCACAGGACTTACTTGGCCTGGCTACCTTGATTACCGGCAAGCATAAGCCACTCTATATGATGCAGGGCCTGGACGCCAGCTTCGATGGGGTATGCTTCGTGAGCTATCATGGCTCGATTGGAGCAGAACACGCGGTGCTATCGCATACGTATAATCCGCGCGCCATCTGGGAAGTGCGCATCAATGGCGAAATCGTGGGCGAATCCGGCATCAATGCGCTCGTGGCGGCCCATTATGGCGTGCCAATTATCTTTGTCAGCGGAGATGCCGTAACAGCAAAAGAGGCCGAGAGCATCGCACCCAACGCGGAAAAGGTGGTCGTAAAGCAATCGCTTGGACGATTTGCCGCCGCCCATATTCATCCTACACTTGCCTGTGAAATGCTGCGCGAGGGAGCATTTCGAGCGGTTAGCAATATCGAAAAGATGCGCCCGCCGGAGTTCAAACTGCCGGTGCCATTGGAGATAACCTTTCTGGTCGCCGATATGGCTGAGATGGCCTCCTGGATACGAGGCGTTGAGCTGGTAGGCCCACGCACGGTGATCTTGAGCAGCGACAATCTACTCGATCTCTATCGTATGTTCGTGGCGATTGTCACGCTGACTCGCTCGCTGGTGGATAGGTAG